The following are encoded in a window of Halorarum salinum genomic DNA:
- a CDS encoding helix-turn-helix domain-containing protein, with product MSDDDRDRTDTERYTEQVSPDDALEVFSDHEPRTASEIADALDVSRRTALNKLSELVERGDLRRKKVGGRAVVFWKPTSDE from the coding sequence ATGAGTGACGACGACCGAGACCGCACCGACACAGAGCGCTATACGGAGCAGGTTAGCCCCGATGACGCCCTTGAGGTGTTCTCCGACCACGAACCCAGAACAGCCAGCGAAATCGCTGACGCCCTCGATGTGTCCCGCAGAACTGCCCTCAACAAGTTATCCGAGCTGGTCGAGCGGGGAGACCTCCGGCGCAAGAAGGTCGGTGGCCGGGCAGTCGTCTTCTGGAAGCCCACATCAGATGAATAG